A DNA window from Drosophila biarmipes strain raj3 chromosome 2R, RU_DBia_V1.1, whole genome shotgun sequence contains the following coding sequences:
- the LOC108029375 gene encoding probable cytochrome P450 28a5, translating to MIVVTFALGLILAGLLYAAMTWNFNYWRKRNVPGPRPKLLTGNYPNLYAMKRNMIYDLNDIYQKYKSKYDAVGIFSGRVPQLLVISPELARRVFVSNFKNFHDNELSRLTDEKTDFILSNNPFSLTGEKWKQRRADITPGLTNSRIKSVYPVTNKVCQQMSEWVKKQIRLGAVDGINAKDLGLCFTSEMVTDCVLGLSAESFSDKPTPIMANIKDLFNPHWTFMILFALVNTFPSLSRLIKLRFVPHHVERFFVGLMGTAVQSRKSQLATGQFQRTDFLDYLMQLGEKRNLDTRHLLAHTMTFLLDGFETVAGVLSHMLLLLGRDEVVQQRLREEIQAHLQDGIVPYDKLDELPYLDACLHESIRLFPPGFMTSKLCTESVELPNKDGPDFTVEKGTVVVIPHSCHMMDEEYFPDPQTYNPDRFMDPEAAKSFRERGVYMGFGDGPRICLGMRFATSQIKAAIVELISKFNVKVNPKTRKDNLYDPTLFLANLNGGIWLDVEVRQ from the exons ATGATTGTAGTTACCTTCGCTCTGGGCCTCATATTGGCCGGCCTGCTCTACGCGGCTATGACCTGGAACTTCAACTACTGGCGAAAGCGGAATGTGCCGGGTCCCAGGCCCAAGCTCCTCACCGGCAACTACCCCAACCTGTATGCGATGAAGAGGAACATGATCTACGACCTGAACGATATTTACCA GAAGTACAAAAGCAAGTATGATGCTGTGGGCATCTTCAGCGGACGGGTTCCCCAACTGCTCGTGATCAGCCCGGAACTGGCACGTCGAGTTTTCGTGTCGAACTTCAAAAACTTCCACGACAACGAGCTGTCCAGATTGACCGACGAGAAAACCGACTTTATCCTGTCCAACAATCCGTTCTCGCTCACCGGGGAAAAGTGGAAGCAGCGGCGGGCTGATATTACTCCTGGTTTGACCAATAGCCGA ATAAAGTCCGTCTACCCAGTGACGAACAAGGTGTGCCAGCAAATGAGCGAGTGGGTGAAGAAGCAAATTCGTTTGGGTGCAGTCGACGGCATCAATGCCAAGGAT TTGGGTCTCTGCTTCACTTCCGAAATGGTCACCGACTGCGTGTTGGGCCTCAGTGCCGAGAGTTTCTCGGACAAACCGACTCCCATCATGGCCAACATCAAGGACCTGTTTAACCCGCACTGGACCTTCATGATCCTTTTCGCCCTGGTCAACACCTTTCCCTCCCTAAGTCGCCTGATCAAACTGCGCTTTGTACCGCACCATGTGGAGCGTTTCTTTGTCGGGCTTATGGGAACGGCGGTGCAGTCGCGAAAATCCCAGCTGGCAACTGGCCAGTTCCAGCGCACCGACTTTCTGGACTACCTGATGCAACTGGGCGAGAAGAGGAACCTGGATACCCGCCACCTCCTGGCCCACACCATGACCTTCCTTCTGGATGGCTTCGAGACTGTAGCTGGCGTTCTGTCGCACATGCTGCTGCTACTGGGCCGCGATGAAGTGGTGCAACAGCGCCTGCGGGAGGAGATCCAAGCCCATCTCCAAGACGGTATCGTACCCTACGACAAACTCGATGAGCTGCCCTATCTGGATGCCTGCCTACACG AATCGATTCGTTTATTCCCACCTGGCTTTATGACTTCCAAACTCTGCACCGAATCCGTGGAGCTGCCCAACAAAGACGGTCCCGATTTTACCGTGGAAAAGGGTACTGTTGTTGTGATTCCCCACTCCTGCCATATGATGGACGAGGAGTACTTCCCCGATCCGCAGACCTACAATCCTGACCGCTTCATGGATCCCGAGGCCGCCAAGAGCTTTCGCGAACGAGGTGTCTACATGGGATTCGGAGATGGTCCGCGTATCTGCTTGG GTATGCGCTTCGCCACATCCCAAATAAAGGCGGCCATCGTGGAGCTGATCAGCAAATTCAATGTCAAAGTCAATCCAAAAACCCGCAAGGACAACTTGTACGACCCCACCCTGTTCCTAGCCAATCTAAATGGAGGTATTTGGTTGGATGTGGAGGTCCGGCAATAA